One stretch of Gadus macrocephalus chromosome 12, ASM3116895v1 DNA includes these proteins:
- the si:dkey-86e18.1 gene encoding uncharacterized protein si:dkey-86e18.1, with the protein MCISPFPEKMARNEEKQQGRLNRLWLQKEREEGRIKDAHAPRPKLSTLNSASSVKKWIPSIKSEIEYYLQQSQLIHYPERKIAEFQFCIKELEHEYKRFVVKLRALDPTCKHKPWTPRAYSRKRADMWDNLPTTIKKQRCGWLEDTSGSVSGVEMDPASKNGSNKSLSKEREDHMSLPEAKLNPIAESSEPVCVDQDLPLSFNRTRLAVAVAGFRGPVTQSGASHTTHNLTQALHAGLPNLSGSLLGQSLRTLGQTTCATGVHETVRESAGRPADIVNQPTAGQGFGIKTTERLPETLSDIGAKAERIGHVLLGLSYYSSSDEESDT; encoded by the exons ATGTGCATTAGCCCATTTCCAGAAAAAATGGCAAGGAACGAAGAGAAACAACAAGGGCGATTGAATAGACTTTGGcttcagaaagagagagaag AAGGCCGAATTAAAGATGCACATGCCCCCAGACCCAAACTG TCTACTCTTAATTCTGCCTCCTCTGTGAAAAAGTGGATCCCCAGCATTAAGAGTGAAATAGAGTATTACTTGCAG CAGTCACAGCTCATCCACTACCCCGAGAGGAAAATTGCAGAGTTTCAGTTCTGCATCAAGGAGTTGGAGCACGAGTATAAGCGCTTTGTCGTCAAACTGCGTGCTCTTGACCCCACCTGTAAACACAAACCATGGACCCCTCGGGCCTACAGCAGGAAGAGAGCAGACATGTGGGACAATCTGCCCACCACCA TTAAGAAGCAACGCTGTGGTTGGTTGGAGGACACCAGTGGTTCAGTGAGCGGAGTGGAAATGGACCCGGCCAGCAAAAATGGAAGCAACAAGTCTTTatccaaagagagagaggatcataTGAGCCTACCAGAGGCCAAACTCAACCCTATTGCAGAAAGCTCAGAGCCGGTCTGTGTTGACCAGGATCTGCCCCTGTCATTCAACCGTACACGCCTTGCAGTGGCGGTTGCTGGATTTCGAGGGCCAGTAACTCAGTCGGGTGCTTCCCACACCACACATAACCTTACCCAGGCACTGCACGCCGGCTTGCCAAACCTCTCTGGTTCCCTCCTGGGCCAGAGCCTCAGAACTCTTGGTCAAACGACCTGTGCGACTGGGGTACATGAGACAGTGAGGGAGTCTGCTGGAAGACCTGCAGACATTGTTAACCAACCGACAGCAGGCCAGGGCTTCGGCATAAAGACTACAGAGAGGCTACCAGAGACATTGAGTGACATCGGGGCAAAGGCAGAGAGAATTGGCCATGTCCTCCTTGGGCTCAGCTATTACTCCTCTTCAGATGAGGAGTCTGACACATGA
- the caiap gene encoding CARD- and ANK-domain containing inflammasome adapter protein, which produces MLNKVKGFCSTQAAVMNSNPYAIQVVGSKRSELKYGIWHTEDLLDHLVTEGVVTQAKRSVVLNIRTREEQNSMVLDIMLARGERACRKFFHPCLMQAEPKLYNQIKAYLGSANEKIGDPRRQLIGYLLERDKEGLGRKPQEHYTQKIQRLSARPDSFSAFQNQARGARVSPEKIGRHELKEHLQVNIYDIIAAGGEPSVVEKMLNHVDVNAVNSLQESLLHVAAEHGHLSLLGLLLRRGARLELRDQEGRTPLHRAANRDHGEVVRALMKAGACLYTLDAQRKNPVHLTATNEDLDCARALLMEERGRGVEDQTEPTFLHRAAQEEDQSLAQKLLQAGAAVDVRTRQDKTALFYAVSGNNERTAGVLLEAGAAVDQVVLNEAVNLNNGSMLRLLLAHSRGALSPEAMGSTLFSAVKQNCHAVVDILIDGGADVNMCDQQGYTPLLLAAELGHTDTFRVLAGKNAKLDVSLPNLATALHLAVRSGSELLVQALLAKGLDPNATGPKAYTPLHLAALHSHPALVEMLLKAEAQANAVAQDGSTPLHLASRRGHADTLNRLLQVKVHTEIRDRQGRTALHWAASTQTEGPAVDMLLSAGANPDAADKQKKTPLHLAAAAGQTEAVAALFTHKARVGAKDMHGSTPLHYAAGRGHDEAVKLLLSAQKKHGVDQRNTWRKTPLHTAAEKGHTEAVASLLRAGAKVNTLDNCKDTPLHCAVRAGSRDAVRELVSWEPGKGRQGGKADLQAVNNVGKTPLQVAESEDTQEHRDIVAIIKRKMVLIK; this is translated from the exons ATGCTAAACAAAGTGAAGGGTTTTTGTTCCACTCAGGCAGCAGTAATGAACTCTAATCCCTACGCCATCCAGGTGGTCGGTTCGAAGCGGAGCGAGTTGAAATATGGGATATGGCATACAGAGGATTTGTTGGATCACCTGGTTACAGAGGGGGTGGTCACCCAAGCTAAGAGATCTGTGGTTCTGAACATCAGGACCCGAGAGGAGCAGAACTCCATGGTCCTGGATATCATGTTGGCCAGGGGTGAAAGGGCATGTCGGAAATTCTTCCATCCATGCCTCATGCAGGCTGAACCAAAGCTTTACAATCAAATCAAGGCCTACTTGggttcagccaatgagaagatTGGAGATCCTAGAAGGCAGTTGATTGGATACCTACTGGAACGGGACAAGGAAGGATTGGGTAGGAAACCTCAGGAACATTACACTCAGAAGATACAACGTTTATCCGCAAGGCCCGATTCATTCTCAGCGTTCCAAAATCAAGCCAGGGGGGCCCGCGTGTCGCCTGAAAAAATAGGAAGACATGAACTGAAAGAACACCTGCAAGTTAACATATATGACATCATCGCCGCAGGAGGGGAGCCGTCCGTAGTGGAAAAGATGTTGAACCACGTGGACGTGAATGCTGTCAACTCTCTCCAGGAGTCCCTACTGCATGTAGCTGCCGAACACGGCCATCTATCCCTCCTGGGGCTCCTCCTACGCAGAGGGGCCAGACTGGAACTGAGAGATCAGGAGGGCCGAACGCCCCTTCACAGAGCGGCAAACAGGGACCACGGCGAGGTGGTACGGGCCCTCATGAAAGCCGGCGCCTGTCTGTACACCTTGGACGCACAGCGGAAGAATCCCGTCCACCTGACGGCAACAAACGAGGACTTGGATTGCGCCCGAGCCCTtttgatggaggagaggggcagagggGTTGAGGACCAGACGGAGCCCACCTTCCTCCACAGAGCGGCccaggaggaggaccagagcCTGGCCCAGAAGCTGCTGCAGGCAGGGGCTGCCGTGGATGTCCGAACCAGGCAGGATAAAACAGCGCTGTTCTATGCCGTGAGTGGGAACAATGAAAGGACCGCAGGAGTCCTCCTTGAAGCGGGGGCTGCAGTGGACCAAGTGGTCCTAAATGAAGCTGTGAACCTCAACAATGGCTCCATGCTCCGGCTACTGCTAG CTCACTCCAGAGGAGCCCTCAGTCCAGAAGCTATGGGCTCCACTCTCTTCTCAGCAGTCAAACAGAACTGTCATGCGGTGGTGGATATTCTAATCGACGGTGGTGCTGATGTCAACATGTGTGACCAACAGGGATACACTCCCCTCCTATTGGCTGCTGAACTgggccacacagacacattcag AGTTCTGGCAGGTAAAAACGCCAAACTGGATGTCAGTCTACCAAACTTGGCGACAGCCTTACACCTGGCAGTGCGTAGTGGCAGTGAGCTATTGGTACAGGCTCTGTTGGCGAAGGGATTGGATCCTAACGCAACTGGGCCTAAGGCATACACACCTCTACATCTGGCAGCACTCCACAGCCACCCAGCGCTGGTTGAGATGTTGTTAAAAGCTGAAGCCCAG GCAAATGCTGTGGCCCAAGATGGAAGCACCCCTCTACATCTAGCCAGCCGGCGTGGCCATGCGGACACACTGAACCGCCTGCTTCAGGTCAAGGTTCACACCGAGATCCGGGACCGGCAGGGCAGGACCGCACTGCACTGGGCGGCCTCGACCCAGACAGAAGGCCCAGCAGTGGACATGCTGCTGTCAGCCGGAGCCAACCCTGATGCCGCCGACAAGCAGAAGAAAACGCCATTGCACCTGGCGGCCGCGGCGGGGCAAACAGAAGCTGTGGCGGCGTTGTTCACACACAAGGCGAGGGTTGGGGCTAAAGACATGCATGGCTCCACCCCTCTTCACTACGCGGCAGGCCGGGGGCACGACGAGGCGGTGAAGCTCCTCCTTTCGGCGCAGAAGAAACATGGAGTAGACCAGAGGAACACGTGGAGGAAGACGCCGCTCCACACCGCCGCCGAGAAGGGCCACACCGAGGCAGTTGCCTCACTCTTGAGGGCGGGGGCAAAGGTCAACACGCTTGACAACTGTAAAGACACTCCCCTCCACTGTGCCGTCCGGGCGGGCAGCAGGGACGCAGTGAGGGAGCTGGTGAGCTGGGAACCAGGGAAGGGTAGGCAGGGGGGCAAGGCTGACCTGCAGGCTGTTAATAACGTGGGGAAGACTCCACTGCAGGTGGCAGAGAGCgaagacacacaggaacacagggATATTGTAGCTATAATCAAGAGAAAGATGGTTCTTATTAAATAG
- the jun gene encoding transcription factor AP-1 produces the protein MSTRMETTFYDDPLNAFSQHDNAGYGSYNNPKPLKHNMTLNLADPSGTLKPHLRAKASDILTSPDVGLLKLGSPELERLIIQSSNGLITTTPTPTQFICPKNVTDEQEGFAEGFVRALAELHHQHMPNGTPVSVPSAPPAAGVNNVVPPPPAVSSAAGATAVYNNNSTMRSESPVYEDLNTFNPAISTVSAPNYTTSPPTISFSAAPQLPMYGQQHHSAPLSRITALKEEPQTVPEMPGETPPLSPINMESQERIKAERKRMRNRIAASKCRKRKLERISRLEDKVKNLKCQNSELSSTANMLREQVAQLKQKVMNHVNSGCQLMLTQQLQTF, from the coding sequence ATGTCTACCAGGATGGAAACTACTTTTTATGACGACCCGCTCAACGCCTTCTCTCAACATGACAACGCGGGTTACGGATCATACAACAATCCCAAGCCCTTGAAACACAACATGACACTGAACCTCGCCGATCCATCGGGGACCCTGAAGCCTCACCTCAGGGCGAAAGCCAGCGACATTCTGACTTCTCCCGACGTGGGACTTCTGAAACTCGGCTCCCCGGAGCTGGAGCGGCTCATCATACAGTCCAGCAACGGCCTCATCACGACCACGCCGACTCCAACGCAGTTCATCTGCCCCAAGAACGTCACAGACGAGCAGGAGGGATTCGCGGAGGGGTTCGTCCGGGCACTGGCAGAACTGCATCACCAGCACATGCCCAACGGAACTCCTGTGAGTGTCCCATCGGCCCCGCCAGCCGCCGGGGTAAACAATGTTGTGCCACCGCCACCTGCTGTTTCATCCGCGGCCGGTGCCACCGCCGTATACAATAACAATAGCACCATGCGATCTGAGTCGCCCGTGTACGAGGACTTAAACACGTTCAACCCGGCCATCAGCACGGTCTCGGCCCCCAATTACACAACGTCCCCCCCGACCATATCTTTCTCCGCCGCCCCGCAACTTCCCATGTACGGGCAGCAGCATCATTCGGCTCCGCTGTCGCGAATCACGGCGCTCAAAGAGGAGCCCCAGACGGTCCCGGAGATGCCCGGGGAGacgcctcctctctccccgaTCAACATGGAGAGCCAGGAGCGCATCAAggcggagaggaagaggatgaggaaccGCATCGCCGCTTCCAAGTGCAGGAAGAGGAAACTGGAGAGAATATCGAGGCTCGAGGACAAAGTGAAGAACCTCAAGTGTCAGAACTCGGAGCTCTCGTCCACCGCCAACATGCTGCGCGAGCAGGTGGCCCAACTGAAGCAGAAGGTGATGAACCACGTGAACAGCGGGTGCCAACTGATGCTTACACAGCAACTTCAGACCTTTTGA